From the Fundidesulfovibrio magnetotacticus genome, the window GTGTGGACGATGTACCAACGCGCCTTGGATTCGTCGGGCGCAGGGATGTCGAGCGTGTTCTCGGTCATGACAAGATGTACTCGATCAGTTTGGAAAGCCCAAGATCGACGATGCCCAGAAAGAGGGTCATCACGACCACCAGGACAAGCACTGCCACGGAGGTGGTGATGGTCTCCCGCTTCGTGGGCCAGGTGACCTTCTTGATCTCCACCTTGGACAGTTCGAGGAATTCCTTGAACTCCTCGACTTTGCCCGTCACCGAAGACGCGGCGGAGGTTTCATTCTCCGCCGCATCGCCGGTTTTCGCCTTTTTTGCGGCCATTTGCGCCTACCGGGAAAGATGGCAGGGCAGGAGGGATTCGAACCCACAACCCTCGGATTTGGAGTCCGATGCTCTGCC encodes:
- the secE gene encoding preprotein translocase subunit SecE, which produces MAAKKAKTGDAAENETSAASSVTGKVEEFKEFLELSKVEIKKVTWPTKRETITTSVAVLVLVVVMTLFLGIVDLGLSKLIEYILS